Proteins from one Legionella taurinensis genomic window:
- a CDS encoding Gfo/Idh/MocA family protein: MMKKAPWNITDRKINIALVGCGRISRNHLQSIAEHRDRLNLTAVCDIDAEALQKATSEYGVDGYRSLEDLLQHTNADIISLCTPSGLHPSQAIQIARSGRHVLTEKPMATRWQDGLRMVNACDEAGVRLFVVKQNRRNATLQLLKKAIDQGRFGKIYLANINVFWTRPQDYYDQASWRGTWEFDGGAFMNQASHYIDLIHWLLGPVQSVQSMMGTLARDIETEDTGVMNIRWRSGAMGSVSVTMLTYPRNLEGSITVLGEKGTVRIGGVAVNEIQQWEFADRQPEDDQIKAASYQTTSVYGFGHPLYYDNVINTLQGKEEPETDGREGLTSLELLIAAYRSARDGSTVHLPLEL, translated from the coding sequence ATGATGAAAAAAGCACCCTGGAATATCACGGATCGCAAAATCAACATCGCTTTGGTTGGCTGCGGTCGCATTTCGCGCAACCACCTGCAATCCATTGCCGAACACCGCGATCGCCTGAACCTGACGGCGGTGTGCGATATCGATGCCGAGGCCCTGCAAAAAGCCACCAGCGAATACGGCGTAGACGGCTATCGAAGCCTTGAAGACTTGTTGCAACACACCAATGCCGACATCATTTCACTGTGTACGCCGAGTGGTCTGCACCCGTCTCAGGCCATCCAGATTGCCCGCAGCGGCCGGCATGTGTTGACTGAGAAACCAATGGCCACCCGCTGGCAGGATGGCTTACGCATGGTGAATGCCTGCGATGAAGCCGGCGTCCGCCTGTTTGTTGTGAAACAAAACCGGCGCAATGCCACCCTGCAGCTCTTAAAGAAAGCCATTGACCAGGGGCGTTTTGGTAAGATTTATCTGGCCAATATTAATGTTTTCTGGACGCGGCCACAGGATTATTATGATCAGGCGTCCTGGCGCGGTACCTGGGAATTTGATGGCGGCGCATTCATGAATCAGGCCAGCCATTACATTGATTTAATCCATTGGCTGCTCGGTCCCGTGCAATCGGTTCAGTCCATGATGGGAACGTTAGCCCGCGACATTGAAACCGAGGACACGGGCGTGATGAACATCCGTTGGCGCAGCGGCGCCATGGGGTCTGTCAGCGTGACGATGCTAACCTATCCCAGAAATCTTGAGGGTTCAATCACCGTTCTCGGTGAAAAGGGCACGGTCAGAATTGGCGGTGTGGCCGTCAATGAGATTCAGCAATGGGAATTCGCCGACAGGCAACCCGAGGATGATCAAATCAAGGCCGCCAGCTATCAGACAACGTCCGTGTATGGCTTTGGTCACCCGCTTTATTATGACAATGTGATCAATACCCTGCAGGGCAAAGAAGAACCGGAAACGGATGGCCGTGAAGGGTTAACCTCGCTGGAATTATTAATTGCTGCTTACCGTTCCGCACGCGATGGTTCAACGGTGCATTTACCCCTGGAGTTATAG
- a CDS encoding acyltransferase: MSYQAHDTAIIDQGAELGEGTRVWHWVHVCGGARIGERCSLGQNVFVGNRVVIGNNVKIQNNVSIYDNVTLEDDVFCGPSMVFTNVYNPRSAVSRKDEYRDTLVKRGATLGANCTIVCGVTIGEYAFVGAGAVVNQDVPAYALMVGVPARQIGWMSRFGERLLFKKETDGLSYAKCQQTGDIYILTENNTVALMEQ; the protein is encoded by the coding sequence ATGTCGTATCAGGCTCATGACACTGCCATTATTGATCAGGGTGCCGAGCTGGGTGAAGGCACACGCGTTTGGCATTGGGTTCATGTCTGCGGTGGGGCGCGCATTGGCGAACGTTGCAGCCTTGGCCAGAATGTGTTTGTCGGCAACCGGGTGGTGATTGGCAATAATGTTAAAATACAAAACAACGTGTCCATTTATGACAATGTTACACTGGAAGACGATGTTTTCTGCGGCCCGAGCATGGTATTTACCAACGTGTACAACCCCCGCTCGGCCGTCTCCCGCAAGGACGAATACCGTGACACACTTGTAAAACGGGGTGCGACCTTAGGGGCGAACTGCACAATTGTCTGCGGCGTGACCATCGGCGAGTACGCGTTTGTGGGCGCCGGTGCGGTGGTTAACCAGGATGTACCGGCTTATGCCCTGATGGTCGGGGTTCCGGCCCGGCAAATCGGCTGGATGAGCCGTTTTGGTGAACGGCTTTTGTTCAAAAAAGAAACGGACGGCCTTTCTTATGCCAAATGCCAACAGACGGGCGACATCTATATTCTGACTGAAAACAATACCGTGGCATTGATGGAACAGTAG
- the wecB gene encoding non-hydrolyzing UDP-N-acetylglucosamine 2-epimerase — MIKVCTIVGARPQFIKAAAVSRIIAKRADVDEIIIHTGQHYDANMSSQFFDELSIPQPGYHLNIGSGSHGHQTGQMLAAIEDVLIREKPDWVLVYGDTNSTLAGALAAAKLHIPVAHVEAGLRSFNRKMPEEINRITADHLSQLLFAPTENGKQQLLKEGIDPRQIVNVGDVMLDATLFYNELNASRQTKVDEWQLLAKPYVLATIHRAENTDNESRLQNICNALIELSKTYRIILPLHPRTRAALSQKSYFTTLEKQVFLTEPVGYLDMLALEKHAAFIVTDSGGVQKEAYFNQVPCITLRDETEWVELVEAGWNQLCSPDEAFSLHDYVVRAKTLVLKQSAENLYGQGRAAERIVEILIEHASR; from the coding sequence ATGATTAAAGTGTGTACGATTGTGGGTGCGCGCCCACAATTCATCAAAGCCGCCGCGGTGTCCAGAATCATCGCGAAACGGGCTGATGTGGATGAAATCATCATCCACACCGGGCAACATTACGATGCCAATATGTCGTCGCAGTTTTTTGACGAGTTATCCATCCCGCAACCGGGCTACCATTTAAACATTGGCTCAGGCAGCCATGGTCATCAAACAGGGCAGATGCTGGCCGCCATTGAAGACGTGTTAATCCGGGAAAAGCCTGACTGGGTTCTGGTTTACGGGGATACCAATTCCACGCTGGCCGGAGCCTTGGCGGCGGCTAAACTTCATATTCCCGTGGCGCATGTCGAAGCGGGACTGCGCTCGTTTAACCGTAAAATGCCCGAAGAGATTAACCGCATCACGGCCGATCACCTCAGTCAATTATTGTTTGCTCCCACAGAAAACGGCAAACAGCAATTACTGAAGGAAGGGATTGACCCCAGACAGATCGTTAATGTCGGCGATGTGATGCTCGATGCGACGCTGTTTTACAATGAACTGAATGCCTCAAGGCAAACCAAAGTCGATGAGTGGCAACTTCTGGCTAAACCGTATGTGTTGGCAACCATTCACCGTGCTGAAAATACCGACAATGAATCACGCTTGCAGAATATCTGCAATGCCCTGATTGAATTGAGCAAAACTTATCGGATTATTCTGCCGCTGCACCCGCGCACCCGTGCTGCCTTGAGCCAGAAAAGCTATTTTACAACGCTGGAAAAACAAGTTTTTCTGACCGAGCCGGTTGGCTATCTCGACATGCTGGCCCTTGAAAAGCATGCGGCCTTTATTGTGACCGATTCCGGTGGCGTGCAGAAAGAAGCCTATTTCAATCAGGTTCCCTGCATCACGCTGCGCGATGAAACGGAGTGGGTCGAGCTGGTGGAGGCGGGCTGGAACCAATTGTGTTCGCCGGATGAGGCGTTTTCGTTACATGATTATGTGGTCCGTGCCAAAACGCTGGTCTTAAAACAATCGGCTGAAAACCTCTACGGTCAGGGGCGCGCCGCTGAACGAATCGTTGAGATTTTAATTGAACACGCCAGCCGGTAA
- the lhgO gene encoding L-2-hydroxyglutarate oxidase: MNTPAGNAAGAADYLIIGAGIMGLSIARELLHSEPRAKIVVLEKEVAVGLHASGRNSGVLHSGIYYPQGSLKAQVCLQGARLMAAYCEEHRLPLNRLGKVILPVKPDDQAALTLLHERARANGARVQMFDANELRDIEPEAYTATGQALFSPETAVVDPLAIVQHLYFSLERQGVVFHFNCKGLSIDTQRQQIHTQAGCLSYGYLFNTAGLFADKIAERCGLDKRYVLLPFKGFYYEVAKHSDLTLNHLIYPVPDMNVPFLGVHFTKSISGKIYIGPTAIPAFGRENYRGWQGANLSELLKTMTLLGQHYYANRQGFRTYTHQEVPRLFKSRFLSAARSLVPRLRSNDVLRSKKVGIRAQLYDQQKKELVMDFLISTTKNETHVLNAVSPAFTSAFSFAKMVVNEKERHQAELIKESR; encoded by the coding sequence TTGAACACGCCAGCCGGTAACGCAGCGGGCGCTGCCGATTACCTCATTATCGGTGCCGGCATCATGGGCTTGAGTATTGCGCGCGAATTGCTTCATTCAGAGCCCAGAGCAAAAATAGTGGTCCTTGAAAAAGAAGTCGCCGTTGGCTTGCATGCCAGTGGTCGGAACAGCGGTGTGTTGCATTCGGGTATTTATTATCCTCAGGGCAGCCTGAAAGCTCAGGTTTGCCTGCAGGGCGCCCGATTAATGGCCGCGTATTGTGAAGAACATCGATTACCTCTCAATCGTCTGGGTAAAGTGATTCTGCCGGTCAAACCGGACGATCAGGCGGCGCTAACCTTGCTCCATGAGCGTGCCAGGGCCAACGGCGCGCGGGTGCAGATGTTTGATGCTAACGAGCTGCGTGACATCGAACCGGAAGCGTATACCGCGACAGGGCAGGCCCTTTTTTCGCCTGAAACCGCCGTCGTTGATCCGTTAGCCATTGTGCAGCATCTGTATTTCAGTTTAGAAAGGCAGGGGGTTGTTTTTCATTTTAATTGCAAAGGGTTGAGCATTGATACGCAGCGCCAGCAAATCCATACGCAGGCGGGTTGCTTGAGTTATGGTTATTTGTTTAATACCGCCGGATTATTTGCGGATAAGATTGCAGAGCGGTGCGGTCTGGACAAACGGTATGTGCTGTTGCCCTTTAAAGGGTTCTATTACGAGGTGGCTAAACACTCGGATTTAACCCTCAATCATTTGATTTATCCGGTACCGGATATGAATGTGCCGTTTCTCGGCGTTCATTTCACCAAAAGCATTTCGGGCAAAATATACATCGGACCGACAGCCATTCCCGCGTTTGGACGGGAAAATTACCGTGGATGGCAGGGGGCTAATCTGTCGGAATTGCTGAAGACAATGACGCTGTTGGGCCAGCATTATTATGCCAACCGGCAGGGCTTTCGCACTTACACGCATCAGGAAGTCCCCCGCCTTTTTAAATCCCGTTTTTTAAGCGCCGCCCGCAGTCTGGTGCCCAGGCTTAGGTCAAACGATGTCTTGCGCAGCAAGAAGGTGGGTATACGGGCGCAATTGTACGATCAGCAGAAAAAAGAATTGGTGATGGATTTTCTAATCTCCACCACCAAAAATGAAACCCATGTGTTAAATGCGGTGTCGCCCGCATTTACCAGCGCATTCAGTTTTGCCAAAATGGTGGTCAACGAAAAAGAACGCCACCAGGCTGAGTTAATCAAGGAGTCAAGGTGA
- a CDS encoding NAD-dependent epimerase/dehydratase family protein: MNIRGAKVLVIGGAGFIGGFVVRELLKTDVAEVIIYDNFTRGKQANIQDCLKDPRCQVFPYGGDIRETDVLDKAFEGVDYVFHLAAMWLLHCKDFPRTAFEVNVAGTFNVLEACVKHKVKKLIYSSSASVYGDAVEVPMTEEHPFNNKNFYGSTKISGEAMCTAFYDRYGLQVIGLRYMNVYGPGQDQHAVYSGVIPIMLNKIDANEAPTINGDGSQAYDFIYVEDVARANLCALQSETAYGFYNVGTEVQTTIKQLCELILSLKQSRLMVNYKPYSADDARQLVKNRIGSVQKAREEIDFQYRYDLKTGLEKLIHWRKTGQFEFSTIHQLPEVVY, translated from the coding sequence GTGAATATTCGTGGTGCAAAAGTCTTAGTCATCGGCGGGGCCGGTTTTATTGGTGGATTTGTTGTCAGGGAATTGCTTAAAACCGATGTGGCCGAAGTCATCATTTATGATAATTTCACCCGCGGCAAACAGGCCAACATTCAAGACTGCCTGAAGGATCCCCGCTGCCAGGTGTTCCCTTACGGCGGCGATATACGGGAAACGGATGTACTGGATAAGGCATTTGAGGGGGTGGACTACGTTTTTCATCTGGCAGCCATGTGGCTTTTGCATTGCAAGGATTTCCCGCGCACGGCATTTGAGGTGAATGTTGCCGGAACCTTTAATGTGCTGGAAGCCTGTGTCAAGCACAAGGTTAAAAAGCTGATCTATTCCTCCAGCGCATCCGTTTATGGCGATGCGGTGGAGGTGCCGATGACAGAAGAACACCCGTTTAATAACAAGAATTTTTATGGTTCGACCAAAATTTCCGGCGAAGCCATGTGCACTGCCTTTTATGATCGATACGGCTTGCAGGTCATTGGCCTGCGCTACATGAATGTCTATGGTCCAGGCCAGGATCAACATGCCGTTTATTCCGGCGTTATTCCCATCATGCTCAATAAAATCGATGCCAATGAAGCCCCCACCATTAATGGCGATGGCAGTCAGGCTTATGATTTTATCTATGTCGAGGACGTGGCCCGGGCCAACCTCTGTGCGCTTCAATCAGAAACCGCTTATGGTTTTTATAATGTCGGAACAGAAGTGCAAACCACCATTAAGCAATTGTGTGAATTAATTCTTTCGCTGAAACAGTCCAGGCTCATGGTCAATTACAAGCCATACAGCGCGGACGATGCCAGGCAGTTAGTGAAAAATCGAATCGGTTCGGTACAAAAAGCCCGTGAGGAAATTGATTTCCAATACCGCTACGATTTAAAAACAGGGTTGGAAAAATTGATTCACTGGCGAAAGACCGGGCAATTTGAGTTTTCCACTATTCATCAATTACCTGAAGTAGTTTATTAA
- a CDS encoding DegT/DnrJ/EryC1/StrS family aminotransferase: protein MKYIPITKAVFDDTEKSEMIKPLESGWVVQGPYVKQFEQMFAEFTQSKYAKAVSNCTTALHLALVALGIGSGDKVVVPSFTYVASANAVEYTGAEVVFCDIDLSTFNIDVRQLEEILATEANIKAIMPINLFGLCADLREINRLAKQYNVAVVEDSACGFDAWLDGRHSGTFAEVGCFSFHPRKSITTGEGGMLITDDESIYQKVSQLCDHGASKSDLQRHSEKGGSLLPDFTMRGYNYRMTDFQGALGVCQMRKAKQIMEGRRNIAQQYNEALKNAGLDLPSVEQGYIHGYQSYVCLFSLGTEHADLTMDRINALNIKRNHMMQILEENGIATRQGTHAVHTLDYYAKRYQLRDEQYINAYAADRLSIALPLYAQMTPEEFDYVVHHLSEAIQCVA, encoded by the coding sequence ATGAAATACATACCAATAACCAAAGCGGTATTTGACGATACAGAAAAGTCAGAAATGATTAAGCCACTTGAATCAGGTTGGGTAGTTCAGGGTCCTTATGTTAAACAGTTTGAGCAAATGTTTGCAGAATTTACTCAGAGCAAATACGCCAAAGCTGTAAGTAATTGCACAACAGCATTGCATCTTGCCTTAGTGGCTTTAGGCATAGGGTCTGGCGATAAGGTGGTTGTACCGTCCTTTACTTATGTTGCCTCAGCCAATGCAGTAGAGTATACCGGCGCAGAAGTTGTCTTTTGTGATATTGACTTGAGCACATTCAATATCGATGTCAGGCAATTGGAAGAAATTCTTGCAACCGAAGCCAACATTAAAGCGATTATGCCAATCAATCTCTTTGGCCTGTGTGCTGATCTGCGTGAGATTAATCGCTTGGCTAAACAATATAACGTGGCGGTAGTCGAAGACTCTGCCTGTGGCTTTGATGCCTGGCTAGATGGTCGACATTCAGGTACATTTGCAGAAGTGGGTTGTTTTTCCTTTCATCCACGTAAATCGATAACCACCGGTGAAGGCGGCATGTTAATCACCGATGATGAATCTATTTATCAGAAAGTATCCCAATTGTGCGATCATGGTGCTTCAAAATCGGATTTGCAGCGCCATAGTGAAAAAGGGGGATCCTTGCTGCCTGATTTCACTATGCGCGGTTACAACTACCGTATGACCGATTTCCAGGGCGCCTTGGGCGTTTGTCAGATGAGAAAAGCAAAACAAATCATGGAAGGGCGACGAAATATTGCTCAACAGTACAATGAAGCATTAAAAAACGCAGGTCTGGATTTGCCCTCTGTTGAACAAGGGTATATCCATGGGTATCAATCTTACGTCTGCCTTTTTTCATTGGGGACTGAGCATGCGGATTTAACCATGGATAGAATTAATGCCTTGAATATCAAGCGTAACCATATGATGCAGATTTTGGAAGAAAACGGGATAGCAACACGTCAGGGTACCCATGCTGTCCATACTCTTGATTATTATGCCAAAAGGTATCAATTGCGAGATGAGCAATACATTAATGCTTATGCAGCGGATAGACTAAGTATTGCATTGCCTCTGTATGCTCAAATGACTCCCGAAGAATTTGATTACGTGGTTCATCACCTGAGTGAGGCGATTCAGTGTGTGGCATAA
- the asnB gene encoding asparagine synthase (glutamine-hydrolyzing), translating to MCGITGVLSLSAEPINVSKIKAMCDAIAHRGPDGAGYLLAHTGINHPRGQQYYQAFTEKKFINESGLIPCIDEPQAEHYVHQHPWNVFLGHRRLAILDLSSSGFQPICDLSKKIWLTYNGEIYNFKEIRNDLIKLGYQFYSNTDSEVVVNAYLEWGIECIHKFNGMFAFALWDRRQNKVFLARDRYGIKPLYYTRIAGNQFVFGSEIKAILAYLNDKPSLDFEGLYEYFTFQNFFTSKTLFNNITLLPPGHYLEISLDKDSNISQTEYWDFNFRESTEIKNENEYVEELLYLFEQAVHRQLVSDVEIGSFLSGGMDSGSITAIASRQLPYMKTFTVGFDLTHASGMELGFDERAKSELLSYIYKTEHYEMVLKSGDMERCLPKFAWHLEEPRVGQSYPNYYAAKLAGKFVKVVLSGAGGDELFGGYPWRYYRAVKNDNFTDYVDKYYQFWQRLVPNSELKQLFSPIWNDVSHVWTRDIFESVFKHHSEKLYNAEDYINHSLYFEAKTFLHGLLVIEDKLSMAHSLETRVPFLDNDLVDFAQKIPVSFKLNNLHEVLRVDENSLGDKAKKYYHKTNDGKLILRKALQKYMPQDYLTATKQGFSAPDNIWFKGDSLKLIQRNLLSEETMIYRYLDSKSVNHLVNQHLEGQVNRRLLIWSLLNFNEFIKTFLAESH from the coding sequence GTGTGTGGCATAACCGGCGTACTTTCGCTTTCTGCTGAACCTATCAACGTCAGTAAAATAAAGGCCATGTGTGATGCCATAGCCCATCGAGGTCCTGATGGTGCGGGGTATTTGTTGGCCCATACGGGAATAAATCACCCGCGTGGTCAACAGTACTACCAGGCCTTTACAGAGAAAAAATTCATCAATGAATCCGGATTAATTCCCTGCATCGATGAACCACAGGCCGAGCATTATGTGCATCAACACCCTTGGAACGTGTTTTTGGGTCATCGGCGCCTCGCTATTCTGGATTTGTCATCGTCGGGTTTTCAGCCCATCTGTGATTTATCAAAGAAAATATGGTTAACCTATAATGGTGAGATTTATAATTTCAAAGAAATCAGAAATGATTTGATTAAACTGGGTTATCAATTTTATTCCAACACCGATTCGGAAGTGGTAGTTAATGCTTATCTGGAATGGGGGATTGAGTGCATCCATAAATTTAATGGAATGTTTGCTTTTGCATTATGGGATAGAAGGCAAAACAAAGTGTTTTTAGCCCGTGATCGATACGGGATAAAGCCGCTGTATTACACGCGAATTGCAGGCAATCAATTTGTTTTTGGCAGTGAAATAAAAGCGATTTTAGCGTATTTAAATGATAAACCTTCGCTTGATTTTGAAGGTTTGTATGAATATTTTACCTTTCAGAATTTTTTTACGTCCAAGACTTTATTCAACAATATTACTTTACTGCCCCCGGGTCATTATTTGGAAATTAGTCTTGATAAAGACAGTAACATTTCGCAAACAGAATATTGGGATTTTAATTTTCGTGAGTCCACCGAAATTAAAAATGAAAATGAGTATGTCGAAGAATTACTTTATTTATTTGAACAAGCGGTTCACCGCCAACTCGTCAGTGATGTAGAAATAGGTAGTTTTTTAAGCGGCGGTATGGACAGTGGTTCCATTACCGCCATTGCATCCCGTCAATTACCCTATATGAAAACTTTTACGGTTGGGTTTGATTTAACGCATGCATCGGGCATGGAATTGGGTTTCGATGAAAGAGCCAAATCGGAGCTCTTATCGTACATCTATAAAACAGAACATTATGAGATGGTGTTAAAATCGGGTGATATGGAGCGTTGCCTGCCAAAATTTGCCTGGCATTTGGAAGAGCCTCGAGTTGGGCAAAGTTATCCTAATTATTATGCGGCAAAGCTAGCAGGAAAATTTGTTAAGGTGGTGTTATCCGGCGCAGGCGGCGACGAGTTGTTTGGTGGTTACCCCTGGCGATATTATCGTGCCGTAAAAAACGATAATTTCACTGATTATGTTGATAAATATTATCAATTCTGGCAAAGACTCGTGCCGAACAGTGAATTAAAACAGCTCTTTTCCCCCATTTGGAATGACGTTTCTCACGTTTGGACGCGTGATATTTTTGAATCCGTATTTAAGCACCACTCTGAAAAGCTGTATAACGCGGAGGATTACATTAATCATTCGTTGTATTTTGAAGCTAAAACCTTTTTACATGGCTTGTTGGTGATTGAAGACAAATTATCAATGGCTCATTCATTAGAAACCAGAGTTCCTTTTCTAGACAATGACCTGGTCGATTTCGCTCAAAAAATTCCAGTGAGTTTCAAATTAAACAATCTCCACGAGGTGTTAAGAGTGGATGAAAACTCTTTGGGAGACAAAGCCAAGAAATATTATCATAAAACAAATGATGGTAAATTAATTCTAAGGAAAGCCTTACAGAAATACATGCCGCAGGACTATCTTACAGCAACGAAACAAGGGTTTTCGGCCCCTGACAATATTTGGTTTAAGGGAGACAGTTTAAAGCTTATTCAACGCAATTTACTCAGTGAGGAAACGATGATTTATCGTTACCTGGATTCTAAAAGTGTAAACCATTTAGTGAATCAGCATTTGGAGGGGCAGGTGAATCGGCGCTTGTTAATCTGGTCACTGCTGAATTTTAACGAATTTATTAAAACGTTTCTTGCTGAATCGCATTAG
- a CDS encoding sulfotransferase domain-containing protein: MLPNFIIGGTSAGGTSFLTSILLQHGDIYLPKKMRPEPHFFYYTHKYTNGIEWYKQEWFSEYAGQKAVGERSSSYLYHENSALRIKQHLPDVKLIFVLRHPTERAWANYRYTVLSGLEELDFEEALRLESKRIEEEVGIWQEVQPHDYTGRSYYGKQIEFYLKLFPFSQILLISSEKLNNDTQNQINRITDFLEIERLENFDIPVTFTSLSVNEPRVQAQCRMDLGGDKFNLIIESIRRKEDDLSIYAANEEELRVIEKLKNNLSDKKQPLLASTRDKLNNLFADDQKKLFSLVKNHVDFEPWL; this comes from the coding sequence ATGTTACCAAATTTTATCATTGGGGGAACTTCTGCAGGGGGAACGTCGTTTTTAACCTCCATCCTTCTTCAACATGGTGATATTTATCTGCCAAAGAAAATGCGACCCGAACCCCATTTTTTTTATTATACCCATAAATATACCAATGGTATCGAATGGTACAAGCAGGAATGGTTTTCCGAATATGCTGGACAAAAAGCAGTAGGTGAACGCTCATCGTCTTATCTTTACCATGAAAACAGCGCGCTTAGAATTAAGCAACATCTCCCTGATGTAAAATTAATTTTCGTACTTCGTCATCCAACGGAAAGAGCATGGGCCAATTACCGCTACACAGTACTGAGTGGTTTGGAAGAACTTGATTTTGAAGAAGCATTACGGTTAGAGTCCAAGCGTATTGAAGAAGAGGTAGGTATTTGGCAAGAGGTTCAACCGCACGATTATACAGGGCGTAGTTATTATGGTAAGCAAATCGAATTTTATTTAAAACTGTTCCCTTTTAGTCAAATTCTCTTGATTAGCTCTGAAAAATTGAATAATGATACCCAAAATCAGATTAATCGAATTACTGATTTTCTCGAAATCGAGCGTCTGGAGAATTTTGACATACCGGTTACATTCACTTCTCTGAGTGTTAATGAGCCTCGTGTTCAGGCACAATGCAGAATGGATTTGGGTGGTGACAAATTTAATCTGATCATTGAATCCATACGTCGAAAGGAAGATGATCTCAGCATTTATGCGGCTAATGAAGAGGAGCTGAGGGTAATTGAAAAATTAAAAAACAATCTGTCCGATAAAAAGCAGCCTTTGCTGGCCAGCACGAGGGATAAATTGAATAATTTATTTGCAGACGATCAAAAGAAACTGTTTTCTTTAGTCAAAAATCATGTGGATTTTGAGCCATGGCTTTAA
- a CDS encoding adenylyl-sulfate kinase, whose amino-acid sequence MALIWITGFSGAGKTTVAKILQEKMTAAGSHAVLLDGDELRKALGYTQQYSRDERKQIAFKYAHLASLIAKQGIDVIVATISMFEEVRTWNRQNNASYFEVYIKVSEQERRARDPKKLYASGQDLVSEQSLYEEPQNPDVTFDEERKLSPEDMATIIQQSIFEL is encoded by the coding sequence ATGGCTTTAATTTGGATTACTGGTTTTTCTGGTGCGGGTAAAACGACAGTTGCTAAAATTTTACAGGAAAAAATGACCGCTGCAGGAAGTCATGCTGTCCTGCTGGACGGCGATGAACTTCGGAAAGCACTGGGTTATACCCAGCAGTATTCTCGCGATGAAAGGAAGCAAATTGCTTTCAAATACGCTCATCTTGCCAGTTTAATTGCCAAACAGGGCATCGATGTCATCGTCGCTACTATCTCGATGTTTGAGGAGGTTCGGACCTGGAACCGTCAGAATAACGCCAGTTATTTTGAAGTGTATATTAAAGTATCCGAGCAGGAGCGCCGAGCACGGGACCCAAAAAAACTATATGCATCCGGGCAGGATTTAGTGAGTGAGCAATCCCTCTATGAAGAGCCCCAAAACCCGGATGTTACTTTTGATGAAGAGCGGAAATTATCGCCTGAAGACATGGCAACAATAATACAACAATCCATTTTCGAATTATAA
- a CDS encoding class I SAM-dependent methyltransferase, producing MQHGSFTGLAKNYSSYRPGYSQSVLRALLSLLNKPVEMCRFADVGAGTGIWTRMLADTNPEMIIAVEPNDDMRKTGIDDSCETKIEWKKGTGEATTLADQSVDMLSMASSFHWVDFNAGCEEFHRVLKENGRFVALWNPRLIEANPLLKETEDYLHVLKPDIKRVSSGRTGLVDTLTERLQQSGLFTDVVYIEGKHTVSISPEQYIGAWRSVNDVQFQLGSEKFEKFIQHVEQALAKHHTVDVTYLTRAWSALKV from the coding sequence ATGCAACATGGTAGCTTTACCGGTCTGGCTAAAAATTATTCTTCTTATCGGCCTGGCTATTCACAATCAGTTCTTCGAGCCCTTTTATCACTGTTAAACAAACCCGTTGAAATGTGCCGATTTGCAGACGTAGGAGCAGGAACTGGCATTTGGACGCGAATGCTGGCGGATACCAATCCTGAGATGATCATCGCTGTCGAGCCAAATGACGATATGAGAAAAACAGGGATTGATGATTCATGCGAAACCAAAATCGAGTGGAAGAAAGGAACAGGAGAGGCGACAACCCTTGCTGATCAATCGGTGGATATGCTCTCAATGGCGAGCTCCTTTCATTGGGTTGATTTTAATGCTGGATGTGAGGAATTTCATCGGGTTCTTAAAGAGAATGGCCGTTTTGTTGCTTTATGGAACCCGCGTTTAATCGAAGCCAATCCATTATTAAAAGAAACAGAGGATTATTTGCACGTCCTTAAACCTGACATCAAAAGAGTTTCTTCTGGAAGAACTGGTTTGGTTGACACATTAACGGAGCGTTTACAACAAAGTGGATTGTTCACGGATGTTGTTTATATTGAAGGAAAACATACGGTTTCGATCTCGCCGGAACAATACATCGGTGCTTGGCGCTCGGTCAATGATGTGCAATTTCAGTTAGGCAGTGAGAAATTTGAAAAATTTATCCAGCATGTTGAACAGGCACTTGCAAAACACCACACAGTCGATGTGACCTATTTAACGCGAGCGTGGTCCGCACTTAAAGTGTAG